TGTCTCTAGGGATTgtctaaatttatcaaaaataaggTCAAAACATCATATTTGGCATATTTGCCAATATAGAAGGCGCGTGGAAAGCGGCGCGTGAAAAACATATCTGACGTGGATAAGAACACCTTCTCTCTCTTCCACATCAGATTTCGAATGAGACATAGACGACTTGGCCAGGCATCGGATCGGGTCAGACCCGATAATTCATCCGGGCCCCCATCTCCGTCTATGTATATAAACACATCTCCCTGTCTCTCTCTGAAGCACAGAGAGCTTATCAATGGGTGCCAACACGTCGTCCTGTACTCCGCTGGAGTCCCGCGAGGTTCCGGGGTCCGACCTCGGAGACATACCGGAGAGCTGCATAGCTCAAGTCCTGACCCGGTTCGACGCGCCGGAGATCTGCCGGCTGGCCCGCCTCAACCACGCCTTCCGCCGCGCCTCCGCCGCCGATTTCATCTGGCTCACCAAACTACCCCACAATTACCGCTACATCGTCGACAAATTGGGCGACGACCGGATTGGCATTTTGAGGATGAAGGATTTGTACGCCAGGCTCTGCCGTCCCAGCCCCTTCGACGGCGGCACCAAGGTCTCTGCTCCTTTCTCTTTAGAACTTCACTTTATCAAATCCTAACAGTTCATTTTTGTCAATGGTAGTCGTGTTTTAGACATATTTTGGTGTTTGTGATTCAATTGTGTTGATGTCGAGAATTTTCGCGGGTTTTGCAGCAGATTTGGCTGGATAAGAGTACAGGTGGAGTTTGCGTGTCGATTTCTTCCAAGGCTTTGACGATTACGGGGATCGATGATCGGAGATACTGGAATCACATTCCGACCGACGAATCTAGGTGAGATTTTAACCTGCGAATACGAATCATcatcttttttccctttctgTATGTTGCTTGGATTAGCAATATTTTGGAAATGTTTCTGAAGGAACGAAGAATTGGAAAACATAGCAGAAAAGGTCTATTTGATAGGAACACTGTAATTATTGTTTGAATGTTTTGTTTCGATCCTCCGGTAATTGAGCCTCTCTTGGTTGaaaatagatgaaaattttgTCACAGAAGATGTATTCTTCTTCTTAGAAGACTGGTCGGTATTGTGTGTTTTATTATACTTAATCTAGTTAGCACAAGCAATCACTGATTTGAAGTAGGATTTTGCTAGGGCGATCCCACATAGATAAAGCGATTCAATTTAATCTATTGTTTAGTTAGTTAGTTATATAATTTCTATGTTATCTTATTTCTGACCACTGGGAATTTCAACCCTCAGTTTCTTGCTTATTCTTGCTAAATTGCCTAGTTTTTGCTGGGAATTAATCAACTTAAACTATCAAGAACTATACCTAATTCTGTTTCTCCAACAGTTTGtcgtttgtttttgtttttcttttgtaattttctaCTTTGTCATctgagttttattttaaaaaagaactGGAGATGGTATGAGCTGAAGGCTGCTTGATCTTACATTCAATTGTATGCAGATTCCAGACGGTAGCCTATCTCCAACAAATCTGGTGGCTTGAAGTAGTTGGAGAGTTGGATTTCCAGTTTCCTGCGGGGACTTACAGTCTGTTCTTTAGACTTCACCTTGGAAAGGCAACCAAGAGGTTGGGCCGTCGGGTTCATAATCCGGAACACATCCATGGCTGGGACATAAAACCCGTAAAATTCCAGCTCACAACATCGGATGGACAACATAGCGTATCCCAGTGTTTTCTGGTTAATCCAGGGAACTGGGCTCATTACCGTGCAGGCAATTTTGTCATTGAGCAGCCCGATGAATCGACAAAGATCAAATTTTCTATGACGCAGATCGACTGCACTCATACTAAAGGTGGTCTCTGCTTAGATTCTGTTCTTATATGCCCAAATAGCTTAGGAAAAAAGCTTACATCTTCATAGTCAGTAGTGAGAACTGTAAAGCATCCTAGTCTGCAACCCCTTAAATGCATCGAAGCCTCCAGAGCATATACTTCGGAATGCATGTTAGCTTTGCTGCGTCCATTACATTTGGTTAGGTTGGTACTGCAGAGTTCTAATCGTGTGAAGCGATCTGTAATTTTTTTCCCGGTCCTCTTGTATCTTTTTTCGTTCCACACGTATGTTTTGCTACGAGAGGCACTTCCTGTACATATTTCCGAAATGATGCAATTTGGTTTTTGATCTATAAAACACTACCCTGTGGTGGATGTTACATTTCTCAAACTTCCTTATACTCAATCGTCTGAGTTGTCTCCCTATCGACTTTGGATCTTTGAACCCTTAAGGGTTTTCTGCACAAATGATTTAGGCCTGTAGTGAAAGTTCCCTGTTTTTGCCATATGTTCTATCTATGCCTATGTGTTGTacggtgtgtgtgtgtgtaaagtATGCTCATATCTTGCTCAAGCCAACCCTTGCTTGGGGGCCCAATATGAGGTTGCTTGGTATTGTTCTATGACCCCTTGTGATGGGAACTCTTGAGCCCCGTGGATGTATTACCCTGTTAACCAAGCTGGTGGTTAATAGTTGTCAATCGGGCTGGGCTGCACGTGGATCAGCACGGCTCAACTCGTGATGCGTACAGGCCCCCTCCCCCCCTCAGCACTTTTGCTGCATATACAgcaacaatttaaaaaaaaaataagaaaaaagattgCCTGATGGGCCTGGCCTGGCTTTAAAACAAAAAGTCTTAATAGGGCCAGTAGGCTTGGACCATCTTTCTCGGTCGACACGACTCGAATAGGGTCGGCCAGCCTGGTCAAACGAcagttttaacatctaatttatgagagtgagtgagtgagtgagtgagtggtGGATGGtgagagtgagtgagtgagtgaatGGAGGAAGGATTGTGGTTGGAAATTTGGAATGGAATTGCTAATTGTGCAAACAAACTGTTAGCTATTGAGTTGCTAGGATCTTAATTTATGTCATAAataagattcaaaataaattaattaaatgattatgtATCTCTatccatctatctatctatctatattgAATATGCAATACCAGATTTAAAACCTATAtctctttaaattaaaatatatataaactcatTATTTATAAAGCAATCTACGTATTTCTATTTATAAAACAATTACACCTTGTAACAATTTTATGCCAAGTAGCACTTCAACCTTGTGCCACGTGACgttcactaaatttttttataaaagacaaaaatctACCTTATTGTGTGTTGgatgaacaaattaaaaaaaaaaaaaaacaagagattTTCTTCAATGAGTAAACAACAAAAATCGCAAGTTTTGCACCACATTTctaggtttttttatttttttaaatagtaatttGATTCTGCATgtctatttaataatttaaagaaaataaaattttaccttAAATTCATCAAAACTACAATTAATGTAACTAATGATACgaaatctaaataaataagataagattgtatcaagataagattgaaatgattttcataacaagatatggaatggtcaaagTAAGGCTAAGAAGCATTTTAAGATTATTATcagactatttgttaaattttttgtaatacaTTAGAGTacatatgtgttattttttcttatccgtaagatttaagatatggttattttaaaaggagatagataaatatatgaaagaaatgataaataaaaagtcacgtaacttctttttcaataatcgtcaaataaatttaataaacacattaaaaagaacaaaggtttaaaataattttcatatcttagttttttcgatctatatcttagttaacaaatattatctaaataaatatataatagtttCTATAAAGAACAagagtttaaaataattttcatatcttagttttttttatctatatcttagttaacaaatattatctaaataaatatataataatttttatatgaaaagatGTATTCACATAtagagatataaaaaataaaataaaataatatataaaaatataactgCAACTACCACCTCATATCCTCAAGATTGaactctctcttttctcttattGCAGGAAAATTAATGCTTCGTAATTTACAAGAACGTTAAATGGGTTGCAGTCTGGTGGGGGCAGTGATTCAGATTGTTTTGTGGTTTTGGGATCGTATTTTATTTATGGTATTTTGCAGCGTGGGTGGTTGGCTACTAGTTATTGAATGTACGTGGCTGGTCGCATCCTCGTCCACTTCTTGCTTTCTCTCTGTGTAGACCTGTTTTAGCAGCTTCATTAGTGGGTTTGGAGCTTTAAGGCTGCGTTTTTTTTCAGTGCTgggtcaaaaaaaaaatttagttcaagctaaaattataattttagttctggtcaaattataaaaattataattatctataataatatatataaaaaataaataaaaagtcaaCTGGGGAAACGTGGCTCCCCCATTGGTTTTTTActctttaatttcaattttgagttttaaatttattttttattttttattttaataatttatttttaaaaaattaaaaacacattctctttgttattttaaaaaattattttacaaaataaaaaactaaaaattgcattctctttaaaattttgaaaataatttaaaaataacatttcattaaatgaatttaattagtcaaaaaaataaaactatttaatttttttaaataaataaataatttaacttaaaaaaaatgacaagtgagattataatgtaattataaataagaaatattaaaataaaaattaaaagcgCGAAACTGATATTACATAATgtaattataaatgataaaattgtatCAAACAATTTAATAACAAGTGATATATGATTACAAGGCTcaatacaattattaaaaataaacataatttaaaaattaaaataataaaataaatatattattcaacatatatacacatatatacctattattattattattataataataattattattattaatctctcCCTCCTCCACCCCTGCTTTTCTCTCTTCTATGTAATCCTTTCTTTGCCCGAGAAACCCAATCCTTCCCCAAGAAACCCACCCACTTCttctctccatctctttcttttttcctttcttggcctTCATATCTCTTGACTTGAATCCAATGACAGAGAAGTGATCAAGGCAGAGAAGCTGGTGGGTTGACGCATACTGACAAACAATGGATTCGTGGGCGAGAAGGCCTGGTCCTCGTTCGGCAACCACGACCCACATAGAGAAGACGACAACAACAACCACCATAGCGACTGTCGACGACTTGAACCGACTTTCGACGACGGCTATGACGAACGCATCCCAATCCTGACACTATGAACGAGTCCAAATGCGAGGGTTCAGACGCATTTGCACATATTCCCACGTCCCCAAACCCCAAGGGTCAAACACCATGAAGGCATCcccgaaccctagggttcggaGGCCATTAGGTGTCCCCGAATCTTGGGGTTTGGAGGCCAATGAACTTGTCCAAACCCAACGTCTCCGAATCCTAGGATTCAGTTGTTGTGAAAAATTCGAATACGATGGGCATCCGCGTTTATCGTGATGATGGGCGACTGCGTTCATCGCGACCGTTGCCGGAGGTCTGTTCGAGTCGCCCAGATTTGGCGGCACTGCCCATGTGACACCAAATCTCCATCGAGGTCGCCTATGGTGCCTTGTCTTGCCTTCTTGATCGGTGCCACCTATGCGGCACCAAATCTCAGCGCCACCTAGCGACGCCCGGTGGGGTTTCCAGTGACCTAGTAACTCCCAAATCGAAACTCTCTCTAGTGCCACTTGGTTCttcttttttcaataattttctattttggttatTCTTTATTCACTTACAGTATTGTGAAGAGCATGCCAAATTCTAGAGTTTGGGAGTTTTGctttctcctaaattatagAGTGCAAGAAAATAGGGTGATATAAAGTGATTGCATATTTATAagggtaaaaatgagttttacttttagaatatttttgtcatattaatTTTAGTAGAAAGTGGTTGTGGAGAGTAAAACGTGtggttacaaatagaatttccctaattAATTTCGGGGATGCTTCATGTTCACAATATTACCCtccataaataattaatttaaataaaatagtcTAATACTTTAAGTTTTGTGTTGTtggtcaaaaatatttttacaatgcAATTAGTAAAAGTGTGACatcaaagaaatatatatatatcttttatctCATAAAATTTGAGTCACATTTTAAGATGtgattttaggaatattaagACCCTCATGTTCATAAAGTTTAGCACACCATAAATTACATttcaatttaagaataatataaGGCGCATTCCAATCTGAAAGAGTTTTACAAATTTGGTTGGATTGTTACCACCAAAGTGGTATATTCATTAGATTTATAGAATTCTATTTTCACATGTTTTAAAGATGTCTCTGATTAAACATGTAGTTATTTTGCCTAAATATGTTAGCTGATTAAGTATGTAGTTATTCTGCCTAAAAGTGTTAattgtgtatttaatttaaatataacacATAAGACATATGATTGTGAATTGACTAGTTTAAGTGATCTATTTACCCAACGATGGTAAATTTACTTTGATTGGAATAAGCTCTTTGGATCATTTTTAGGTGGAGAATTCTAAATTGCATGTTATGTTGTGCATTCTTCCCAAAGATATTGCATAATGATGTGCCTAAATTCTCAATTGTGATActcatttgagattttgagcaAAATGGTTGCCCTATTATATGTTAGTGATATTGAATtgtttaatctttgtttaaacattttttttgttaacaatAATATGGTCACCATGCCCCTAGGGCATACCTCAATTGGCAAAAGCTGATCTTGATGCCCGACTGGGGTGATACTCGTGGGGCCCTCAGGTTGGACGAGGATCGAACCTTGGCAAATGCGAGGCACATCTTAATTTACCTCTTTAGTGTAGTTCTCGGGGTAGGATGGGTAGGGATGCAGGcgtattccaaaaaaaataatatggtcACTATTAAGGTTTTGACTAGCTTGAATTTTAAGAAAAGTGAAGAGATATGTGAAGTTTGTTATAGAAATGGTTTATGTGAATCTAACCATGACTATCCCTGGCCCTACATATCTTATTGCTATTAGTAGTGATACAGAAAAGCAAGCTTACGTAGCTTAGGGAAAATCTAATTGTATGTGTTATTTAACAATGAAAAGATTGGTTCTTCAACATCTGTTGAGTGGTGTACTAAGACTATTATGACGAAGAACTTCTCGAATGCTATATATGGCACAAGGatataaaattttcacaaaTGCTAAAGTTGATACCCTTTTAAAAAGACTTTATTCCATGAGTTATGATGGTGCAGGCTGTCAGGGAGTATATCCTTTAAGATGGATGCAAAATCAGATTTATCTAGAAATCCAAATTTATTCACTATTCTAATTGATGTATGTGATCTAGTTTGTATGCTTGCTAACTATTTATTAACCTATATCTCTTGCCTTCTAGTGGGGTTTTGATAACTCTTTTTCCCattaaaaggcataaattataatattataggacgtttgttaaaatgagtaagataagaagtatcaagataagtttgaAATACATTCCggatcaaaatatgaaatgatcaagataagactggaaagtattccaaaatttctatcagagtatttgttaaattttttagaatccattgataattgtatttttttttatgtgtttgttaatgtatatgataagtaccaagataagagttttttttaccaaaatatccttattattaaatttatgattaaaatactattttatgattaatatgaattgtcaaaaaaataaaaaataatattttattttctaaattcatgttcaaaaataaatttaaaaggagttgaaaaatataaataattattattaaaattaaaaattggtgaaatgataataaaatataaaattaaataaaataatttaaaaaatggtgaaatgaattatattagttaataaataatatatatattgagagaaaaaaaataaattttaaaaatcaatgaaatgaataatgtcatttaaattttaaaaattttcaaaacatataacaatttaaaaatatattaaataatattaattatataacttaaataaataagtttttttaataaatttaaatctttaaaatttattaaatgtcATTAACTATCCTACAATGAGCATATAAGtaatcaaatcttatcttgaaaaagccagataaatttatcgaAAGAGGGagattggataaatttatcttgaaaggagGAAATAAGAGGTCACGTAAGGTTTTTTCAGAAatggtcaaataaatttaacaaacacgttaAAAAGACCAAACATCTTCTCATATTTGACATTTTCTCGctcttatcttaattaacaaataaccCCTTAAAATCTagattttgatttagtttttgaattaagtttcttaataattttgtagcttcttatatatatatatatattttgtgcaaCTGATTTCCTCATTGTCTTCATTATTAGCACGAGAAAATTTGtctaaatacatatatattgataaatACTTGTATTAAATTATCCTAAAAGACTAATTTCAATAACTATCAGAACTAATTATGGTGCTAAATTTAATGATTGTGCATTATTAAAGAATAAACAAATACATGATGATGATCTATTTTACTTATAATAATGTTGTATTACCAACGAGGGTCGGCTCAAAGGGTTGGAGGACTTtaaatcattattaatttagggatcttttaaaatataataaaagaattatttttaattttatataacagacataattgatttttgaaaaacattttagaGCTCCTTTTTTTGGGGGGATTCTAAGGCTTAGTGGCCTTGTCCTTCAGCTGCCTGGCTTCCAACTCTTCTAATAcattaatctatatttttataattcaataaaaatatagcTTATGCTAAGAATCTATTATAATGatccattattttttttccttttattatgTTTAACTTAGCAGTGGATCATCGTGTTTGGAGTTGGAAGATGTTAGGATAAAGTGgctattataaaaaaaaaatgtagttataaatagaatttccctaattAATTTCGAGGATGCTTCATGTTCACAATATAACCCtccataaataattaatttaaataaaatagtcTAATACTTTAAGTTTTGTGTTGTtggtcaaaaatatttttacaatgcAATTAATAAAAGTGTGACatcaaagaaatatatatatatatatcttttatctCATAAAATTTGAGTCACATTTTAAGATGtgattttaggaatattaagGTCGTCATGTCCATAAAGTTTAGCACACCATAAATTACATttcaatttaagaataatataaGGCGCATTCCAATCTGAAAGAGTTTTACAAATTTGGTTGGATTGTTACCAGTGGTATATTCATTAGATTTATAGAATTCTATTTTCACATGTTTTAAAGATGTCTCTGATTAAATATGTAGTTATTTTGCCTAAATATGTTAGCTGATTAAGTATGTAGTTATTCTGTCTAAAAGTGTTAattgtgtatttaatttaaatataacacATAAGACATATGGTTGTGAATTGACCAGTTTAAGTGATCTATTCACCCAACGATGGTAAATTTACTTTGATTGGAATAAGCTCTTTGGATCATTTTTAGGTGGAGAATTCTAAATTGCATGTTGTGCATTCTTCCCAAATATATTGTATAATGATGTGCCTAAATTCTCAATTGTGATActcatttgagattttgagtaAAATGGTTGCCCTATTATATGTTAGTGATATTGCATTGTTTAATCTCGATTTAGACATCTTTTCTGTTAACAATAATATGGTCACTATGCCCCCAGGGCATAAGTCAACTAGCAAAAGTTGATCCTGATGCTCAGCTGGGGTAATGCTTGTGGGGCTTTCAGGTTGGACGAGGGATCGAACCCTGGCCAGTGCAAGGCACATCTTGATTTACCTCTCTAGTGTAGTTTATGGAGCAGGGATGGCTAGGGATGCGGACGTATTCCAAAGATATAATATGGTCACTATTAAGGTTTTGACTAgctcaaattttaagaaaaatgaagacATATGTGAAGTTTGTTATAGAAACAATTTACGTGAATCTAACCATGACTATCCCTAACCCTACATATCTTATTGCTATTAGTAGTGATACAGAAAAGCAAGCTTATGTACCTTAGGGAAAATCTAATTGTACATGTTATTTAACAATGAAAAGATTGGTTCTTCAACATCTGTTGTTGACAGTGCCGGACCTGAGATTTTGGGGCCCTGaggcaaaatgtaaaaatgggccccAAATCGCAGCAACTAACTGCTAAAATTTGAAAGCTTGAACTTGAAGGCTGAAGCATATATGAAATTTGAAGGTTTGAAGCAGATGCAGATCTAGCCGGCAAGGGCGAGTGATGgagggcgagagagagatagtGCGACAAAGCCACGGAGTGAGAGAAAGGCAGTGAGCAACGGAGAAAGAGCCACCACCACCGGCCACGTGGGCGAGGCGAGCCGGCGAGGGCGACTGAGCAGTAAAAAGCGAGAGAGCGAAGGGCGACCGGCGACGGAATAgcgagaggagagagaggcagcgagcgacgGTTCGACGGAGCAATGAAAGGGAAGAGCGAGTGCGAGCCACCGACGGTGAGGGCGAACGCGAAGCCAGGAGTGACGGACGAAGCAAGAGAGGTAGCGaaagcgagagagggagaagggcaggGTGAAGCTTTGCAGAGAGGGAGGGGAGGGGAAGGGGTGGGCGGCTGGGCTGGGCAGTGGGCCCTTACAAGAGGAAGGTTTGGGCCCCAAAATAGTTaataaatagttaatttttcaTAGGACTTGAGGTGGTTGCCTCATGGGCTCATGGAAGGTCCGACCCTGGTTGTTGAGTGGTCGACTAAGATTACTATGACAAAGAACTTCTCGAATGCTATGGCACAAGGatataaaattttcacaaaTGCTAAAGTTGATAGCCTTCTAAAAAGACTTTATTCCATGAGTTATGATGGTGCAGGGGTGTTAGGGAGTATATCCTTTAAGATGGATGCAAAATCAGATTTATCTAGAAACCCAAATTTATTCACTATTCTAATTAATGTATATGATCTAGTTTGTATGCTTGTTAACTATCTATTAACCTATATCTCTTGCCTTCATTATTAGCACGAGAAAATTTGtctaaatacatatatattgataaatACTTGTATTAAATTATCCTAAAAGACTAATTTCAATAACTATCAGAACTAATAATGGTGCTAAATTTAATGATTGTGCATTATTAAAGAATAAACAAATACATGATGATGATCTATTTTACTTATAATAATGTTGTATTACTAACGAGGGTCGGCTCAAAGGGTTGGAGGACTTtaaatcattattaatttagggatcttttaaaatataataaaagaattatttttaattttatataacagacataattgatttttgaaaaacattttagaGCTCCTTTTTTGGGGGGGATTCTAAGGCTTAGTGGCCTTGTCCTTCAGCTGCCTGGCTTCCAACTCTTCTAATAcattaatctatatttttataattcaataaaaatatagtttATGCTAAGAATCTATTATAATGAtccattatttttttccttttattatgTTTAACTTAGCAGTGGATCATCGTGTTTGGAGTTGGAAGATGTTAGGATAAAGTGgctattataaaaaaaaaaaaaaaaaaaaatttaccattGTGAAGTTGtgattcttttataatttataacagggagaaaatgagaaaatatataaatattaaatgtagctacttattttttcaagaataaattaaaaatttaatgaactTATTACTTACGTTCCTGATTAAAACTTTTAGTAATGATCGGGACGGATTTAGGGCAGTCTTCCTTCAAATCTTTCCTGGATTTGAATTATTTGGGAAGGGAGAGAAGCTAAAATCACTAATAGATCTAGGGCCAACCCTTCCGCGCCCTTACCCCAACAAAAATCACTAGTGATTTATACAATAATACCTTGTTATATACAATAATTTACTATCttaataatcataaattataagaaatatatagaaaaatagtgtattgttaatataataatttaactaaaatcaatatttttttttcaaaatggtttttgtatattttgttttgaaaaggaaaaacgCAACAACTAAGGGtccgttctctttgttgttttcaaatcatttttactttttaattttctaaaataatgaaaacgcgttctctttgttatttttaaaaatgcatttttgaaaacaaaaaaaaaaaaaattgtaaagaaaactcaaaacaacaaaaaattgttttgagtgttttcattcaaaacaaactctaaatttaaaacacatttatttatatatttattcatattttactattataatgggaaaaaatattataaaatttattaactttaaaatgtatatatttttttaataatatattaatattaaatatttttaatttattgagtaattaatttttttgtataaaatattattaaaaatttatttttaaaatttcaaagagaacgcgttttctaattttctgttttcaaaaatagtttttcaaaataacaaagagaacgtgttttcaattttttaaaaacagacaatcaaaatagaaaattgaaaatgaattcaaaatttaaaattaaaaattaaaaattaaaaatcaaagagaataCAGTCTAATTAATTGAATTGGTGACCTTTTAAGTCACAATAAAGTAAGAACAATTTTAGTGTTACACCAagaattgattttatttaaaatttatttaaatatgtcaAATAATACACAAATATGCTATTTTTTAAGGATTCGTTTGTTAAAAAgagattataattaattatctctTTTGAGATTaggatttatatttaaatacaatattttattattttatttaatgcgtgtaattcataaatatttgttaataaaagaaaaaagatttgatAATGAAACAATTGGCGTTGAGTGTCAGATTCACAACCACATATAGAGCCGAGTGTGGGTCACATAGCTATCTACAAAAATTACAGGCAAACAAACCCACAAATTAATTACCATTGTActaaggaaaaggaaaagaaataggaAACTTGTAGGATCTTAGTATCAAGGCAACCTTAAAGGTTGAAATTCAATCAATGAAATATAAGAAAGGgaacttaaaatatatatatttaacttttgataaaaaaaaatataaatatatatatttatttaataatagaaaaaaa
This window of the Diospyros lotus cultivar Yz01 chromosome 5, ASM1463336v1, whole genome shotgun sequence genome carries:
- the LOC127802346 gene encoding F-box protein PP2-A13, with the protein product MGANTSSCTPLESREVPGSDLGDIPESCIAQVLTRFDAPEICRLARLNHAFRRASAADFIWLTKLPHNYRYIVDKLGDDRIGILRMKDLYARLCRPSPFDGGTKQIWLDKSTGGVCVSISSKALTITGIDDRRYWNHIPTDESRFQTVAYLQQIWWLEVVGELDFQFPAGTYSLFFRLHLGKATKRLGRRVHNPEHIHGWDIKPVKFQLTTSDGQHSVSQCFLVNPGNWAHYRAGNFVIEQPDESTKIKFSMTQIDCTHTKGGLCLDSVLICPNSLGKKLTSS